The Misgurnus anguillicaudatus chromosome 15, ASM2758022v2, whole genome shotgun sequence genome has a window encoding:
- the LOC141349747 gene encoding dynein axonemal assembly factor 4-like: MPLTVNDYTWTQSESTVYISVPLKGIKTTNVHIICTDEYLKVSFPPFLFEAFLFGPIDEEKSDAKIGNGAAVFTLQKKTHELWEKLFACIDKDTQKQIREQAIVKVQDKAAEKSKAKATRIQQEKKFALETTMKLEKEERDRIQKMKDEERLRATAELEIWKETQRKAEEETSCSSHDNKPVHQKAEHANITPAAKPLHNTAKTTTDQKSSKQKAKPLPAPRSAGCIKINFTPRVFPTALRESRVAEEEEVSFFPAQIIIISICDGGNTVRSGLMWFKVVVQDAFQQVF, encoded by the exons ATGCCGCTGACAGTGAACGACTACACGTGGACCCAAAGCGAGAGCACAGTTTACATAAGTGTGCCTTTAAAGGGAATAAAGACCACAAACGTCCATATCATTTGTACGGATGAGTATCTAAAG GTCAGTTTCCCCCCGTTTTTATTTGAAGCGTTTCTGTTTGGTCCGATAGATGAGGAAAAAAGTGATGCCAAAATCGGAAATGGTGCTGCGGTTTTTACACTGCAGAAGAAGACGCATGAGCTGTGGGAGAAGCTCTTTGCATGTATTGATA AAGACACACAGAAGCAGATCAGAGAGCAAGCGATTGTCAAAGTCCAGGACAAAGCTGCAGAAAAGTCAAAAGCCAAAGCCACACGGATTCAGCAAGAGAAGAAATTTGCACTGGAAACAACGATGAAG CTTGAGAAAGAGGAGCGGGACAGGATTCAGAAGATGAAGGATGAAGAGCGCTTGAGAGCCACAGCAGAGCTCGAGATCTGGAAAGAAACACAGAGAAAAGCTGAAGAAGAGACATCATGCAGCTCACACGATAACAAACCTGTTCACCAGAAAGCAGAGCATGCGAATATTACACCTGCGGCTAAACCATTACACAATACTGCCAAAACTACAACTG ATCAGAAAAGCAGTAAGCAGAAAGCAAAGCCTCTACCTGCTCCTAGATCTGCTGGCTGTATTAAGATCAATTTCACACCACGAGTGTTTCCCACAGCCCTGCGGGAGTCTCGTgtagcggaggaagaagaggtgAGTTTTTTTCCAGcacagataatcatcatatccATCTGTGATGGTGGAAACACTGTGAGATCTGGGTTGATGTGGTTCAAGGTAGTGGTtcaagatgctttccaacaggtgttttag